The Prosthecobacter dejongeii genome contains a region encoding:
- the nagB gene encoding glucosamine-6-phosphate deaminase, with translation MSRRTLAESYEHIPTHIFPNSGAAAKALAAEVKALIEERAKEGKNVVLGMATGSTPVPFYRELIRLHKEEGLSFKNVITFNLDEYYGLGGDHPESYACFMREQIFDHIDIPKANINIPSGLVPGDQVFAHCREYEEKMDAAGGIDFQILGIGRTGHIGFNEPGSSRDSLTRRITLDRVTRQDAAADFRGEENVPHFAITMGVGTILRGKKLVLMAWGENKAEMVAKAVEGEVTEAISASFLQDHPDARFFIDVGASRELTRVKLPWLVGPVSWTPRETRRAVTWQAFKTKRPVLKLTDEHYNEHGLSDLLSEQGPAYQLNIRIFNQLQHTITGWPGGKPNEDDTYRPERATPYPKRVLVFSPEPQDAIVAMGSTIERLVEQGHDVRIVALTSGSLRIADSEADKFAGTLLELAGIVEDSPAWQNQTAYAREVLRLLEEKGEFGEDTPVLRQLKGLILRGELRDAAHACNVANDHVTFLDLPFYEQGRYRRFKSTEADVEALAALLRENKPHQIYATGDAADPSSVAGICFKVLEAALKACKTEDWSGNTSLWLYRGKEKPLAAHEIDMAVPLSPMQLGRKGRALSRYGSLSSLELASPESNRQNARNYDALGLAEYEAIETFQRWSRV, from the coding sequence ATGTCCCGCCGCACCCTTGCTGAGTCCTACGAGCACATCCCCACGCACATTTTTCCCAACTCTGGAGCGGCAGCAAAGGCCCTCGCAGCCGAGGTCAAGGCGTTGATCGAAGAGCGTGCTAAAGAGGGGAAAAATGTGGTGCTTGGTATGGCCACAGGTTCCACGCCCGTGCCTTTTTACCGCGAGTTGATCCGCCTGCATAAGGAAGAGGGCCTGAGCTTCAAAAACGTCATCACCTTCAACCTCGACGAATACTACGGCCTCGGGGGTGACCATCCAGAAAGCTATGCCTGCTTCATGCGGGAGCAGATTTTTGATCACATTGATATCCCAAAGGCGAACATCAACATCCCCAGCGGTCTCGTTCCTGGGGACCAGGTCTTTGCCCATTGCCGTGAGTATGAAGAAAAGATGGATGCTGCGGGCGGCATTGATTTCCAGATCCTCGGTATCGGGCGTACGGGCCACATCGGTTTCAACGAGCCGGGCTCCAGCCGGGACTCTCTGACACGCCGCATCACGCTGGACCGCGTGACGCGCCAGGACGCTGCGGCTGACTTTCGCGGTGAAGAAAATGTGCCTCATTTTGCCATCACCATGGGGGTGGGCACCATCCTGCGGGGCAAGAAGCTGGTGCTGATGGCCTGGGGTGAAAACAAGGCCGAGATGGTGGCCAAGGCCGTAGAAGGCGAAGTCACGGAGGCCATCTCCGCCTCCTTTTTGCAGGATCATCCCGATGCCCGTTTTTTCATTGATGTAGGTGCCTCTCGCGAGCTGACGCGGGTGAAGTTGCCATGGCTCGTTGGTCCGGTTTCCTGGACGCCGCGTGAGACCCGCCGCGCGGTGACTTGGCAGGCCTTTAAAACGAAGCGCCCGGTGCTGAAGCTGACGGATGAGCACTACAATGAACATGGCCTCAGCGATCTCCTCTCGGAACAAGGTCCGGCTTATCAGCTCAACATCCGCATCTTCAACCAGCTCCAGCACACCATCACGGGCTGGCCGGGTGGCAAGCCGAACGAGGACGATACCTACCGTCCTGAACGGGCGACGCCTTACCCGAAACGCGTGCTCGTTTTCAGCCCTGAGCCGCAGGACGCCATCGTGGCCATGGGCAGCACGATCGAGCGACTTGTCGAGCAAGGGCATGATGTGCGTATCGTGGCGCTGACCAGTGGCAGCCTGCGCATTGCCGACAGCGAGGCGGACAAATTCGCCGGCACTTTGCTGGAGCTGGCAGGCATCGTGGAAGACAGTCCGGCCTGGCAAAACCAGACCGCCTATGCCCGTGAGGTGCTGCGCCTGCTTGAGGAGAAAGGTGAATTTGGCGAAGACACCCCTGTGCTGCGTCAGCTCAAGGGCCTCATCCTGCGTGGGGAACTGCGGGATGCAGCCCACGCCTGCAATGTGGCGAATGATCATGTGACATTCCTGGACCTGCCGTTTTATGAGCAGGGCCGTTACCGCCGCTTTAAAAGCACGGAAGCGGACGTGGAGGCCCTGGCGGCCCTGCTGCGGGAAAACAAACCGCACCAGATCTATGCGACGGGGGATGCGGCAGACCCCAGCAGTGTGGCGGGTATCTGCTTTAAAGTTTTGGAGGCGGCCCTCAAAGCCTGCAAGACGGAAGACTGGTCTGGAAATACCAGTCTGTGGCTTTATCGCGGCAAGGAGAAGCCGCTCGCGGCACATGAGATTGACATGGCGGTGCCGCTCAGCCCCATGCAGCTCGGGCGTAAAGGCCGCGCGCTGTCCCGTTACGGTTCTCTTTCCAGCCTGGAACTGGCCTCGCCAGAATCAAACCGGCAAAACGCCCGGAACTACGATGCCCTGGGGCTGGCGGAGTATGAAGCCATCGAAACCTTCCAGCGCTGGAGTCGGGTGTAA
- a CDS encoding DUF6268 family outer membrane beta-barrel protein, translating to MPLKFTLSLCAACSLAASLPAAELIDPAAFGFGRPGYMVDTTFIGQQDFDGSLRGSLEMFEVRTIIPVWSTKVGEGGRLSTSLGYNLTQINFDPGDRLDLHTLEAQIAYFWNSPTSDWWGLGFVTPGLGTDFNGISLDDFQISALGLIGYEFTKTFTIAGGVFASYANEDGTLLPALGFIWRPGDWIVQVTPPFMVLGYQVSEPLTLSLSLYPSGGSWDLDRNDGTNTLAVSGWQSAASIIWKATDKLTVSLRGGINFGGEFEIRDEQERVRVDENLDPAPFGALNVRWSF from the coding sequence ATGCCCCTCAAATTCACGCTTTCCCTCTGTGCTGCTTGTTCTCTGGCGGCTTCTCTGCCTGCGGCTGAACTGATCGACCCGGCTGCTTTTGGCTTTGGCCGCCCCGGTTACATGGTGGATACCACCTTCATCGGGCAACAGGATTTCGATGGCAGCTTGCGGGGCAGTTTGGAAATGTTTGAAGTCCGCACCATCATCCCGGTGTGGAGCACGAAGGTGGGTGAAGGCGGGCGTTTGAGCACCTCGCTGGGCTACAATCTCACGCAGATCAACTTTGATCCAGGTGACAGGCTGGACCTGCACACGCTTGAAGCTCAGATAGCCTATTTCTGGAACTCGCCCACCAGTGACTGGTGGGGGCTGGGATTCGTCACTCCAGGTCTGGGCACAGACTTCAATGGCATCTCGCTGGATGATTTCCAGATCTCAGCCTTGGGCTTGATCGGGTATGAATTTACGAAGACCTTCACCATTGCTGGCGGTGTCTTCGCCAGTTATGCGAACGAGGATGGCACGCTGCTGCCGGCGCTGGGTTTCATCTGGCGGCCTGGAGATTGGATTGTGCAGGTGACGCCACCGTTCATGGTGCTGGGTTACCAGGTGAGTGAGCCACTAACGCTCAGCCTCAGCCTTTACCCCAGCGGTGGCTCTTGGGATCTGGACCGCAACGATGGGACGAATACCCTTGCAGTCTCAGGCTGGCAGAGTGCGGCCTCCATCATCTGGAAAGCGACGGATAAACTGACGGTATCTCTGCGTGGGGGGATCAATTTCGGGGGTGAATTTGAAATCCGCGATGAGCAAGAGCGCGTGCGGGTGGATGAAAATCTCGACCCAGCTCCCTTCGGTGCTCTGAATGTGCGTTGGTCGTTTTGA
- a CDS encoding carboxypeptidase regulatory-like domain-containing protein, with protein sequence MKALLLIPLIVLSWSLSAMAAGGVQGTVVLDSQRPPAVDAGYKPKTVKPIEGEEPGVAIVWLETSTGDYPQTRTGEVVKIQQRGYQFRPSLVALQKGASAEFPNGDDEFHNVFSYSKIRRFDLGRFRKNEPSPRIQFDKAGLVKIYCEIHQHMRCRVLVLDTPWFAVTDAQGRFKISGVPAGSYQIKALLPSEKTVQGQVTVTEGKTASAQLSR encoded by the coding sequence ATGAAGGCTCTGCTTCTCATACCCCTGATCGTTCTTTCCTGGAGTCTGTCTGCTATGGCCGCAGGTGGGGTGCAGGGCACGGTGGTGCTGGATAGCCAGCGCCCACCGGCGGTGGATGCGGGATACAAACCGAAGACGGTGAAACCCATCGAAGGGGAAGAGCCAGGGGTGGCCATTGTGTGGCTGGAAACCAGCACGGGTGATTATCCACAAACACGCACAGGTGAAGTGGTGAAGATCCAGCAACGCGGCTACCAGTTTCGTCCATCTCTCGTGGCTTTGCAAAAAGGTGCGAGTGCGGAGTTCCCCAATGGCGATGATGAATTTCACAACGTTTTTAGTTATTCCAAAATCCGCCGCTTTGACCTGGGGCGCTTTCGCAAGAATGAGCCCAGCCCTCGCATCCAATTTGACAAAGCGGGCCTGGTCAAAATCTACTGCGAGATCCACCAGCACATGCGCTGCCGGGTGCTGGTACTGGACACGCCCTGGTTTGCCGTGACGGATGCGCAGGGGCGATTCAAGATCAGCGGCGTGCCTGCGGGCAGCTACCAGATCAAAGCCCTGCTGCCCTCTGAAAAAACGGTGCAGGGTCAGGTGACGGTGACGGAGGGAAAGACGGCCTCCGCTCAGTTGTCACGATAA
- a CDS encoding bifunctional 4-hydroxy-2-oxoglutarate aldolase/2-dehydro-3-deoxy-phosphogluconate aldolase: MNESIDLLAHHRIIPTVVIDDLKTAKPLSDALVAGGLPIVEVTLRTPDSLAALERIIDRRDMIVGAGTVTTLAQFDAAWRLGVRFIVTPGLDENILRHGRRRDVLVIPGAVTPTEIMQAQNLGVSLVKFFPSHAFGGISAIEALAGPFPKMQFLPTGGVSFDNLPSYLKNPSIVACGGTWMAKREWIQEGQWEKVREACGKTVGVVRNR; this comes from the coding sequence ATGAACGAGAGCATTGATCTCCTCGCCCACCACCGCATCATTCCTACCGTCGTCATTGATGATCTAAAGACGGCTAAGCCTCTTTCAGATGCTCTTGTGGCAGGTGGATTGCCGATTGTGGAAGTGACCTTGCGTACGCCAGACTCACTCGCCGCGTTGGAACGCATCATTGATCGGCGGGACATGATCGTGGGGGCAGGCACGGTGACAACCTTGGCGCAATTTGACGCGGCCTGGCGTCTCGGGGTGCGTTTCATCGTCACGCCTGGGTTGGATGAAAACATCCTGCGTCATGGCCGCCGCCGGGACGTGCTGGTCATCCCAGGAGCCGTCACACCCACCGAGATCATGCAGGCGCAGAATCTGGGGGTTTCGCTGGTGAAGTTTTTCCCTAGCCATGCCTTCGGCGGCATCAGTGCGATCGAGGCTCTTGCTGGACCCTTCCCGAAAATGCAGTTCCTCCCTACGGGTGGGGTGAGCTTTGACAATTTGCCGAGTTACCTGAAAAATCCCAGCATCGTCGCCTGTGGTGGGACCTGGATGGCGAAACGCGAGTGGATCCAGGAAGGGCAGTGGGAAAAAGTCCGGGAGGCCTGCGGCAAAACCGTGGGAGTGGTGCGCAATCGTTAA